In the Victivallis sp. Marseille-Q1083 genome, one interval contains:
- a CDS encoding SGNH/GDSL hydrolase family protein has product MKIEELDPNMADKPEVEISEGVDYLANHTAGGQIRFRSNCRKLVLKADLGISEFMPHMAPQPYVSDRPVIVYGTSITQGGCASRPGSCYTNILSRKLNRPLLNYGFSGNGQRCEEGNSLSDWMIRYRDIQKNTVEACRAAGDRNSYFLDGGDGRRSGGHDL; this is encoded by the coding sequence ATGAAAATCGAAGAACTCGACCCGAATATGGCCGATAAGCCGGAGGTTGAAATCAGCGAAGGGGTGGATTATCTGGCCAACCATACTGCCGGCGGCCAGATTCGTTTCCGCTCCAACTGCCGCAAGCTGGTGCTCAAGGCCGATTTGGGAATTTCCGAATTCATGCCGCATATGGCGCCGCAGCCGTATGTCAGCGACCGGCCGGTCATCGTCTACGGCACTTCGATCACCCAGGGCGGCTGCGCCTCCCGGCCGGGCAGTTGCTATACGAACATCCTCAGCCGGAAACTCAACCGGCCGCTCCTCAATTACGGCTTTTCCGGCAACGGCCAGCGGTGCGAAGAGGGCAATTCGCTGAGTGACTGGATGATCCGCTACCGGGATATCCAGAAAAATACCGTCGAGGCCTGCCGGGCGGCCGGCGACCGGAATAGCTATTTTCTCGACGGCGGCGACGGAAGGCGATCAGGTGGTCATGACCTTTGA